Within the bacterium genome, the region TTTCACACCGTGAAAGTACGAGGTTGCGAATATTGCGAATCTGCTTTATTTTGGGCTATGAAGTTTAATCATTCAATTGTCTGGCTTCGCCGCGATCTGCGATTGCACGATCATACGGCATTAGCACATGCGATCGAAAACAGCCGTACGGTTTCACTGATTTTTATTTTTGATCCTTCAATCATTAAAAACCTTCCTCCCACTGACCGCCGATTGACGTTTATTTGGGAATCGCTGGTAGATATCGACAAGCAGCTACGCTTATCCGGAGGTGCGGCAGTCCATAAATTTCACGCCTTGCCGGAAAAAGTATTACCTGAATTATTTCAAACCTGCTCCATCGATGCACTTTTTTTTAATCATGATTACGAACCTGTGGCTATGCAACGCGACACTGCGATCGACCGACTCGGTCGAGAAGCCGGCGTGCATGTTCAATCGTTTAAAGATCAGGTTGTTTTTGAAAAAAACGAAATACTCAAAGACGATCGGACACCTTACAAAGTATTTACCGCTTACAAAAATAAATGGCTCAAGGAGTACGAAACGCTTCTTCCCGAAAATGTACGACCTGCGGTTAATAACCTCACCAAAATCGTTTCTCTGAATACAAATTTTCCGAAAGTAAACGGACTTGAAAATATTAAATTCCACCGGCAAGAAAATTTTATCAAAGGCGGCGAATCGGAAGCCCAAAAAACATGGAAGCAGTTTTCAATAAGTTTTTTAAATGATTATGATCGTCTCCGCGATTTACCGGGCGAAGATCAAACGTCGCGTCTTTCACCGTTTTTACGTTTTGGAAATATTTCAGTAAGACAGTTATTGCTGGAAATAAAAAATTATTCTTCGAGCGGTTCAAAAATTTATATGAGCGAATTAATCTGGCGGGAATTTTTTATGATGATTTTATATCATTTTCCCCACGTTGTACAGCAATCGTTCAATAAGCCCTTCGATAAAGTCCGGTGGTTGAATAATGAAAAGTGGTTTGAAGCATGGTGCAAAGGACGGACTGGATTCCCGATCGTCGATGCCGGAATGCGTCAGCTTAGCGAAACCGGATGGATGCATAATCGCGTACGGATGATCACGGCGTCGTTCCTTGTCAAACATCTGCACATAGACTGGCGCTGGGGTGAAAAGTATTTTGCAGAAAAATTATTGGACTACGAGTTATCGAGTAATAACGGCAACTGGCAATGGGCGGCAGGCACCGGTGTTGACGCGGCGCCTTATTTTCGTATTTTTAATCCGATCACACAAAGTAAAAAGTTTGACCCGGAAGGCGTCTACATCCGGCGATGGATTCCTGAATTAAGAGAATTATCGGCAAAATTAATTCACAATCCTTCCGGTATCAATCAGTACCCGTCTCCGATCATTGATTTGGACAAAGAACGGAAAGTGTGTTTGGATCTTTATAATCTTCGCAGTTAGCACTCAATTCATTGTCATCGTTTTCACGGCGTTTTCGATCAACCGGCCATTACGCTCGCCGATCTGCTGGCGCCACATCGCGTAATACAAGCCTTTAGCTTCAAGCAACTCTCCGTGTTTTCCCGTTTCGGCAATTTTCCCTTTTTCCAAAACAAAAATTTTGTCCGCGTGCATGATCGTCGATAAGCGATGCGCAATTATGATCGTCAGGTGATTTTGCCTTGCGGAAATGGAACGAATTGTTTCCGTAATCTCTTCTTCGGTCAGCGAATCCAATGCCGACGTGGCTTCATCAAATACCAGGATCGTCGGTTTTCTGAGAAGCGCCCGTGCAATGGACAACCGTTGTTTTTCACCGCCGGAAACTTTGACGCCGCCTTCGCCGATCACGGTGTCCAGGCCCTTATCCGCCCGCGCCAACAGGCTTTGGCAAGCGGCTTTCTGCAATACATCCATACATTCTTCGTCCGTCGCTTGAGGGTTGACGAATAAAAGATTTTCGCGTATGGTTCCTGAAAATAATTGCGTGTCTTGTGTGACAAAACCGATCTGTCCGCGCAACGAATCCAGATCGACGGCTCCGCTCGGATGTTCGTTATATAAGATTTGCCCGCTTTGAGGAATATAGAGACCGACAAGTAATTTGACCAATGTGGTTTTGCCGGCGCCGGACGGTCCGACAAACGCCAACGTTTCTCCGACCCGCGCTTCAAATGAAATATCCGTCAATGCGTGAAAATTCGACGTCAGATGTTTAAAACTCACATTGTCAAAGGATAGACTGGAGATCTCCGGCACATGCACGGGACGCTCGGGTTTCGGGTCCTTCGGCGTTTGCAGAATATCCTGAAAGTTTTTGAGTGAAACTTCCGCTTCCCGGTAGACATTGATCACATTGCCCAGTTCCTGCAACGGACCGAAAATAAAAAACGAATAAATAAACAGTGAGAAAAATTCACCCACCGTTATCTGACGATCAAAAATAAGATACAGCATCACAAACATAATTGTTGTACGCAGGAAATTAACAACCGTTCCTTGAATGAAACTCAAGCTTCGCAGATAACGGACTTTTTTTAATTCGAGCTGTAAAATTTTACCGGTGGTGCCATTGAGACGTTCGATCTCCTGTTGAGCAAGACCGAGGCTTTTGACTAACTCGATATTACGCAACGATTCCGTTGTCGAGCCGGCCAGCGCCGTCGTTTCCGCCACGATGTCTTTCTGGACTTTTTTAATTTTTTTACTGAGTACGGAACTCAGGTACCCGATCAACGGAATGGTCAAAAAATAAATAGGCGCAATCAGCCAATGAACGCTGATGGCATAAATCGTTACAAAAATTACGCCGACGATGGACGTAAACAAAATATTGATGAAGGCTGAAATCAAACGTTCCGTGTCGGTTCGAACTTTCTGCAATTTCCCCAGCGTCTCGCCGCTGCGTTGGTCTTCGAATACCGAATACGGTAATTCCAATGAATGACGGATGCCGTCCGAATATATTTGCGCGCCTAACCGTTGAGTAACGACATTAACAAAATAATCCTGAAAATTTTTGGCAATACGTGAAACCATGGCGACGCCGACTGATGCGCCTAACAACATGAATACTCCGCGAAAAAACTGCTCGGTAGTATATTCGCTATACCGCGTCGCATATTCGTCAATGACCTTTTTCAAAATCCACGGATCGAGCAGAGAAAAAACCTGGTTGATCGCCGCCAGAACCAAAGCCAGTACCACCAATTTCCAATATTCTTTAAGATAATTCAGTAACAGTTGCATAACCGCTTTCTTTAATAAGTCGGAAAATGTATTATTTGGATTTAATAAGCCCGCCAATATACACATTTACAGCCGAGAATCCACTTGCATTTATTGGCTATGAGGACTAAGTTTGAATAAGTTTAAACGCAGAACGTTTGAAATAATTTCATAATTTGATAGTTTTATAAGACGATAAGACTCTATAAGAAAGGTCATAAGGAATGAATCTCTCATCGCATACGAATACGGAGCAATTTAAAAAAGAATTCGAAGAGTTTCTTAAAGGCAAATACGGCAGCGGTGACCCTGAACAGGACTCAATGGGCGCTAAAGCCGGCACCAAGAGCTCTGATTCTGAATCTGAAATCAATTTCGACCTTAAACCCGAAGAACTTGAAGCATACCTGAAACAATTTGTCGAGTGTCAGGATGAAGCCATTGAAATCATGGCCACTAAAATTGCGACGCATTACAACCGGATGAAACTGGAAGATACGTTGACGGAAGAGCAAAAGCTCGTCGGTAATATTAAAAGCAATGTATTGATGATCGGCCCTACCGGCGTCGGCAAAACGTATATTGTCAAACTGATTGCCAACAAAATCGGCGTACCGTTTGTCAAGGGCGATGCGACGAAATTCAGCGAAACCGGTTACGTCGGCGGCGACGTGGAAGACCTGATCCGTGATCTCGTGCGGGAAGCCGACGGCGATATCAAACGCGCGGAATACGGCATCGTCTACCTCGATGAAATCGACAAAATTGCATCGGCGACAAATTTTCGTGGCATCGATGTTTCGCGTACCGGCGTTCAGCGAAACTTGCTCAAATTGATGGAAGAATCGGAAGTCGATCTGCGCGTCCCGCACGATATGGCTTCGCAGATGGAAGCGGCTATGGAAGCTCAACGCACCGGGAAAGTTGTACGCAAAAAAGTAAACACCAAAAATATCTTGTTCGTGATGAGCGGTGCGTTCTCAGGACTCGACGACATTATCCGTAAACGCGTACAACAAAAGCGTATGGGTTTCGGTTCCGATCCTACGCGATCAGCCGACGTAAGCAAAAGCGACTTATTCCGGCGCATCAAAACCGAAGACCTGCTTGAATACGGGTTTGAATCCGAATTTGTCGGGCGATTGCCTGTTCTGGCCGTTCTCAACGAGTTGACGGTCGATGCCTTGTTCAATATTCTGAAAAATGAAAACAGCAGCGTGACGCTCAGCAAAAAACGCGACTTCCAGGCCTACGGCATCGACATAAATTTTGACGATGATGCCCTACGGATATTCGCCGAACGCGCTCACCGGCAAAAAACAGGCGCCCGCGGTTTGGTCAACATTCTCGAAAACGTACTGATCAAATACGAGAAAAAACTTCCGTCAACGCAGATCCGCAAATTTCGCGTTACTAAAGACGTCGTGGAAAATCCTGATACGGAACTGAATAAATTGCTTACGTACAGTTCGATGAAGGAATTTCAGGAAACCTTCCTCCGCAATCACGGAATCGTATTTGAATTTTCTGATACCGCGATTAATCGTATTTCCAAACGAGCCGGCGAAATCAAAAGCACTTTCAATCTGATTGCTCGTGACTTGTTCAAAGATTATGAATACGGATTGAAGCTGGCCGGAAAAACGAATTTCGTCGTCAGCGAAGAAGTGATCGACGATCCGAGAAAATATTTGGATGAACTGATCAAGTCATCCTACGGTAATAAATAAAAAATTCAATTTCCTGAAAGCACGTTTATGAAAAACGTTGTCATAATCGACGGTGTGCGTACTCCTTATATCAAAGCCGGTACGCTTTTCAACAAACTCACGGCGGTCGATCTTGGAAAACTGACCATACACGAATTGCTCGCCCGCACGAACATGTCCGCAGATCAGATCGATGAAGTGATCGTCGGCAATATTGCCCAACCGCCGGAAGCAACAAATGTGGCACGTATCATCGCTTTGGAATCAGGTATTCCCAAGAATATCCCGGCATTCACCGTACAACGCAATTGTGCCAGCGGCATGCAGGCCGTTGCTGATGCGTATTTACGTATTTCTTCAGGAATGGCCGACGTGATTATCGCGGGAGGAGTGGAATCGATGAGCAACATTCCCCTGCTTTTCGCGCAAACGTTCACGGATAAATTTGCTGAATTTTATAAAGCACGCTCGTTCGGACAAAAGCTCGGCGCGTTGAGCAAATTAAAATTACGCGACTTGAAACCGGTGATCGGGTTGCAACTCGGCCTCACCGATGGTTATTGTGGACTTAATATGGGCGAAACGGCCGAAGTGCTGGCTAAAGAATACGGCGTCAGCCGGCAGGAACAAGACGAATTTGCCGTCATGAGTCATCAACGCGCTACCAAAGCAACCGACGACGGAATTTTAAAACAAGAGATCGCACCGGTTTATCTTCCGCCATCTTATAAAAACGTTGTCGATGAAGATAACGGCATCCGCAAAAATCAAAACATGGAAGCGCTGGCTAAATTGCGCCCTGTTTTTGACCGACGATTCGGCACTGTTACAGCAGGCAATTCCAGCCAGATCACGGACGGTGCGGCGTTTGTCCTCGTAATGTCGGAAGAAAAAGCCAAAGCGCTGGGCTACGATATTCTCGGATACATCCGCGGTTTCGGTTTCGCCGGACTTGATCCTGAACGCATGGGTCTCGGTCCCGTTTTCAGTACGCCGATCGCACTGAAACGCGCCGGATTAGCCATGAAAGATATTCAATTGGTCGAAATGAATGAAGCTTTTGCCGCGCAAGTCATTGCCAACGAACGGTGTTTTGCATCGAAAAAATTTGCCAATGAAAAATTGGATCTGTCTGAACCGCTCGGAGAAATCGGCCGTGAACGCTTGAACGTTAACGGCGGCGCGATTGCGTTAGGTCACCCCGTCGGTTCATCTGCAACTCGATTGATCGTTACGTTGTTGAAAGAAATGAAACGCCGGCAATTGCAATTCGGTCTCGCGACGTTGTGTATCGGCGGCGGTCAAGGCGGCGCGATGGTGTTGGAAAGAAAATAGACTAATGAAAAATATCACTCTGAATAGATAGCGTAGCGAAAATTTCGTTACGCTATCATTTTTTTAAAACTTGATTTTATAATGAACATTTTTTCTGCCGAAGAACTCGCCCGTTACAGCCGGCATATTATCTTACCTGAATTCGGTCTTGAAGGACAAAAAAAACTTAAAGACGCCAAAGTCCTTGTGATTGGAACCGGAGGGCTTGGCAGCCCGATGCTGCTGTATCTTGCTGCCGCAGGAGTGGGTACGATTGGAATTGTCGATTTCGATATCGTCGACGAAAGTAATTTACAAAGACAGGTTTTATTTCAGGTCAAAGACGTCGGCCAGCCGAAAGTTGTAGCCGCAAAAGCGCGCCTTGAGGGACTCAATCCGCACATTCATATAATCACGCATCACTGCATGCTCAGTTCGCAAAATGCAATGGACATTCTTCGTGACTACGATGTCATTGCGGATGGCACGGACAATTTTCCCACTCGTTACTTGGTTAACGATGCATGCGCCTTATTGAATAAGCCATTGGTTTACGGTTCGATTTTCCAGTTTGACGGCCAGGTGTCCGTGTTCAATTTCACAGATTCAAACGGCGCTGTCGGGCCTAACTATCGCGATCTTTTTCCAACACCGCCGCCGCCGGGACTGGTTCCAAGTTGCGCTGAAGGAGGCGTTTTGGGCGTTTTACCAGGAATTATCGGGAGCATGCAGGCGAATGAAGTGATCAAAATCATTACCGGCATCGGCGAACCTTTGTCCGGACGATTATTACTTTTCGATGCATTAAAATTTGAAACACGCATTTTAAAATTTTCACGTGACGAGAGCAATCCCATCAACGGAACAAATCCATCGATTCGTCACCTGATCGACTATGATGAATTCTGCGGTATTACGCACAAGCCTGACGATACCATACGTGACGTTTCCGTCGACGAACTTAAACGCATGATCGATGCACGCGCCGATTTCCAATTGATCGACGTACGGGAACCGTTTGAATATGATCTCGTTCATCTCGACGCGGAATTGATACCGTTAAAATCGATTGCAGAAAAGATCGATAAGATTGTGCGTAATAAACCGGTTGTTGTCTACTGTAAATCCGGAATGAGAAGCGCCAAAGCGATCCGGGAATTACAAATAACATTCGGCCTCACTAATCTTTACAATCTTAAAGGCGGCATCATAGAATTTATCAACCGGATTGATCCGTCAATGCCGAAATACTAATCACCGCACATCGTACCGCAAGAACGCCACGAATACGCTGACTAAAGCAATCCCGCTAAAAACAACCAATAAGGACAAATCCATCATAAGATCGCTGAGGATGTCGCCCGTATTTCTTTTCGGATGCTGAAAGTGAGGAATTTCATCCGCACTGATAGTTTTTTTCATGTCCGGTACCTGAACGTTGAATCCTTTTCTACTGTCAACTGTCACCCTCAAACCTTCGCCTCCACTTTCTTTGCTTTTTTTCTGAATAAAATCAGAAAAAACGACATGGTAATCGTTCAACGTTTGTTCATAGCGTTTCTTGATAAAAATATCCGTTTCAGCCAAATTCATAGCTGCAAGTTGAAACGATGATGCCGGAGAAAATCGAGACAAAGCAAAACCGGTCTTGACTTGTTGCAATTTACGATTCTCCATATCCTCATTAATTTGCTTTGAATATCTTGCTACATCTTCCTGCATAGCTTTACGCGCTACATCATCTTCTTCCAACCAACTCCACAATTTTTGCTCACGGTAAGCTTCCCGATCTTTTTCAGGGATTTTATCCAGTTCATTATTACGGCGTTCCCATGTTTTTTGTACGCCTTCACGGTATTTTTCCCACTGCGATTTTGAATAGCCGTCGATCTGGCTGTCAATTTCCGCCGCGGAAGGCACTTGAATAATTTGCCCTGCGATCATGATCGCAGCCCGCGGCACGATCAGCGTCAAAACAATCCAACTGACCAACAATATCATAAACGATGTTGCCGAGCGCTGAGTCAATGATGAAACCAGCAGGCCGAGTATCATAAAAAACGTAAAATATACAATAGCCAAACCAAACAAACTTAATAGGCGGAGCCAGTGATCCGCCGAAAGTGGAATTTGATAAACCAGTAACAGCAGTAACCCCAGCAATAATGGAATCAATAACGGCACAACAAGCCCTATCCATGAACCAATTAATTTGGCTACGATCAGCGTCGATTTCGGAACAGCATTCGCGAGTGTTAATTTTAATGTACCGCTTTCGCGTTCGCCGTTAACGGCATCGTAGGTAAAAAGAATTGCAAATAATGACAGGACAATGACGACAATGAAATTAAAATCAAGAAAACGAAAAACGGCATATATCAATTCCTGAGAGTACGCACTTTCCATCAGTTTTACAGGCGTCCAGACGCTGATCGGCGCAAACCGCCCGATGTCATAATTAACGCCCAAAACAATAATTTGCAGCGGATCGGGATAGCGGTAGACCCGATTGACCGCGCCCGACCAGGTTGTCCGTTCACGCAGGCTTTGTTGGTTCATCGCCTGCCCGGTTTCGAATTGAGCTACCGTCACACGATATTCCTGAATGCCCACAAAAAAGCTCAGCAGGATCAAAATGGAACACACCAGAAAAGTGCCAAAAAATTTCGGGCTGGTCAGAATAAATTTGAACTCTTTTTCAACGATCGTCCACACCATAACGACACCTTTAGTTTTTTTATCAATCAAAGCAATTGTCAACGCACGTCAAATTTTAAAAACGCCCAAATTGCTCCGGCGAAAAATATTAAATTGAACCCAATCAATAATCCGAGATCGGTTAACGCAGGCGTAATGTATTCGCCGTTACTCAATGTTTGAAATTGGAATGCAGGAATTTCATAAGGATTGATAGGTTTCGGTTTTTCCTGAGGCGCGCCGCCAACCTGGATCCGAACCATGTGTCCGCCGGTTTCACCGTTATTTTTAGATTTGATGAATTGAGCGAAACTCTGTTGGTACGATCGCGCCTGATCGAGAAATTGCTGTTCAATGCCCTGTGACGTACCCGCAAGGTTCATCACCGCGAGCGATAGCGATGCGGTGGGAGAAAAACGCGCAATCCGGAATGCCCATTCGCGCTGAACCGTTTGCCGATTATTCCGGTCTTCATTCAAACGCTGATTGAACTCGGCGATTTTGGCTTCGCGCTCATCCCGCGTTTTGTTCATAAATGTATTGAAAGACGCAATGGCTTGTTCAGGATCGTTACTAGGAGCTACGAAGGCATTGATCTTCTGCATATCCTCCGTCCATAGCTGCGATTGATTACGGAATTTCTGCGCATGAATTTCATCAATCGAAGGAACGTCGATCGCCCGGCCGGCCAACAAAATGGATGTACGCGGAATGATCAAAACGAAAAAAATCCAAACGATCAAAAGGATCAAGAACGAATACGATGAACGTTCGGTTTTAGCCGAAACAAAAATTGATAAATTCAGAAAAACTGCAAAAAATAAAAGACCCGCAAAAACAATCAGGCTCAAACGCAGCCATTCCGATCCGTTCATCGGGATTCCCATAATGATCAACAAAATACATCCGATCAGAATCGGCACTAACATCGGACCAATAATGGAAATAAATACGCCGCACAGTTTGGCAAGAATGTAACGATCTTTTGGAACGGCATTGGCAAAAGTTAATTTCAAAGTACCTTGTTCCTTCTCACCATTGACGGCGTTATACGCCAGCAAAATGGCGAACAACGATAAAATCACCTGGAAGACAAATTCCAAATCAAGAAACCGGAATACGGCATAAACCGGGTCTTCACCGTACCGGCTGTTTTCAGAAATCAATTCGCCCACTGTTTCAACTTTAATGGATCGTCCCACGTCATTGGATAAACCTGAAATCAAAGCGGCGAGCGGCGACGGTGGCAGAAAAACCTGAGTCTCAACCTGGCCCCATTCCGTAAGGCCTTCCATTTGCCTGATGTTTTCGCGCATCGACGCTTCATATTGAGCGCGGTTGACCTGATAATTGCGCGCTCCGACATAAAATGCCAAAAGGATCAGGATAGCGCACACACTGAACGAAAAAACAAATTTTACCGAGCCGATCATCTCGCGAATTTCTTTTAATACTATAGTTTTAAACATAATGCACCTTTAGTATGGGTTATGCAGACAGCGGTTCCATATAACCGGCCATGAATTGCACATACAATTTTTCAAGATCTTCGCCTTCAAGTTCCTTTTGCGCGCGCTGCATAACGAGTTGCCCTTGGTTCATAATGCCTACCACGTCCGAACTTTCTTTAGCGCGGAAGATATCGTGCGTCGACATCAGAATAGCTTTTTGTTCTTCACGTAACTCCATGAGCAGTTTCATAAATTCAAACCCGGCTTTAGGATCCAGTCCGGAAGTCGGTTCGTCTAAAATAATTGCGGGTGCATCTTTCAAAATCGCAATCGCAATGCCGCATTTTTGTCGCATGCCTTTCGAAAATCCTTTCAGTTTTCTGTCAAACGCTTCTTTTTGCAAACCGACGCGCATTAAAACAGACTCCAGCTCTTTATTTGAATGCTGTTTTCCGGCGAGTTTGGTAAAATATTCGAGATTTTCAATCGCAGTGAAATTGGGATACAGCATGACGTTCTCTGAAACAAACGCTATTTTCGTTTTCGCGGCCAGCGGTTGTTGATGCGTCACAATACCGTCAACGAGCGCTTCACCTTCCGTAGGATTAATGAAATTTAAAAAAATATTGATGGTGGTAGTTTTGCCGGCCCCGTTACCGCCAAGCATCGCGTATATCTGCCCGGGCAATACTCTGAACGATACGCCATCCAGCGCCAGCGTCTGATCTTCATAACGTTTGGTTAAATTTCTTGCTTCCAGCATCGGACTCATACGTTTCTCCTTTTATTTTCGTGTCAACTTGATCCCAAACCATACAATTCCGCCAACGACGCCGAGAATAAGCGCTACAATCAACAGCGTGCCTAAAACATTGGCTTGCGGTAACATTTCAATCGTGATGGTTTTATCTTCGCCATTCACCGGCTGATTTTCTGATACCGATGATGTACGTACCCTGATTTCATATTTACCCACCGCAACATCGGCCGGAGGAATAAATTGAAAATGAAAGCTCTTTTCCTCACCGATATCCAACGACGGAATAACCAACGGAGTGATTTCCTTTTTCCAATTAAGCGGCATGTCAAGCTCGGCTTTGATATTATCCAATCGACGCGAGCCTTCGTTTTTTACGTCCACCGTTGCCTCGACCGTTTCTCCGGTTAAAGCGGAATAATACAATTTCGGCGCACGCACGAGTAACTTAGCATTGCCGCGAGGAATCAATTCCAGCTTCACAAAACCGACGTTGAGTTTTTCAATTTCTTCACGCGTCCAGTTTCTTTGTTTCCAATCGTTCACTGAAGCAAGTTTTTCCTGCGGTATCACCAGCACATAAAATGGAATTGAACGATCAATACCGACGGCTTCCGTCGGCCGATCCGGTAAAAAAATACGAAGCGAAGCTTTGCGCGTGTTCGCTGATTCGGTGAATTTAAATTGGCTCAGCTTCGCCTCGGAAGCAGGATCGGTAAAATAACGCGTAATTTCCGGCGGCAGATTCACGACTTCGAGCTTGAACGTGTTATCTTTGCCGCTGAAAAGCTCGAGTGAAAAATCGAATTGTGCCGTTCCGCCCAGATCGGCTTCCTGAGAAAACTGTTCCGACTGTACGAGCACTTTGTTTTCCGACGCGTCTTTTTGCAAATAAATTTTCATACTGCGGGACGAACCGTTACCGTAAATAATATTCACTGTCACTGCATCAAGATCCTGAAGCAGAATAAAATCGACTGATACCGGTTTGCCGTATTGCAATTCGGCAATCTTTGTTTCGTACGGCTGGCTGACAATGGCGCCTTCAGAGTTGAGCAGCGAGACGTAAACATTATTAATGAAATCCGGCTGCAGCG harbors:
- a CDS encoding thiolase family protein, with product MKNVVIIDGVRTPYIKAGTLFNKLTAVDLGKLTIHELLARTNMSADQIDEVIVGNIAQPPEATNVARIIALESGIPKNIPAFTVQRNCASGMQAVADAYLRISSGMADVIIAGGVESMSNIPLLFAQTFTDKFAEFYKARSFGQKLGALSKLKLRDLKPVIGLQLGLTDGYCGLNMGETAEVLAKEYGVSRQEQDEFAVMSHQRATKATDDGILKQEIAPVYLPPSYKNVVDEDNGIRKNQNMEALAKLRPVFDRRFGTVTAGNSSQITDGAAFVLVMSEEKAKALGYDILGYIRGFGFAGLDPERMGLGPVFSTPIALKRAGLAMKDIQLVEMNEAFAAQVIANERCFASKKFANEKLDLSEPLGEIGRERLNVNGGAIALGHPVGSSATRLIVTLLKEMKRRQLQFGLATLCIGGGQGGAMVLERK
- a CDS encoding DNA photolyase family protein, encoding MKFNHSIVWLRRDLRLHDHTALAHAIENSRTVSLIFIFDPSIIKNLPPTDRRLTFIWESLVDIDKQLRLSGGAAVHKFHALPEKVLPELFQTCSIDALFFNHDYEPVAMQRDTAIDRLGREAGVHVQSFKDQVVFEKNEILKDDRTPYKVFTAYKNKWLKEYETLLPENVRPAVNNLTKIVSLNTNFPKVNGLENIKFHRQENFIKGGESEAQKTWKQFSISFLNDYDRLRDLPGEDQTSRLSPFLRFGNISVRQLLLEIKNYSSSGSKIYMSELIWREFFMMILYHFPHVVQQSFNKPFDKVRWLNNEKWFEAWCKGRTGFPIVDAGMRQLSETGWMHNRVRMITASFLVKHLHIDWRWGEKYFAEKLLDYELSSNNGNWQWAAGTGVDAAPYFRIFNPITQSKKFDPEGVYIRRWIPELRELSAKLIHNPSGINQYPSPIIDLDKERKVCLDLYNLRS
- a CDS encoding AAA family ATPase, whose amino-acid sequence is MNLSSHTNTEQFKKEFEEFLKGKYGSGDPEQDSMGAKAGTKSSDSESEINFDLKPEELEAYLKQFVECQDEAIEIMATKIATHYNRMKLEDTLTEEQKLVGNIKSNVLMIGPTGVGKTYIVKLIANKIGVPFVKGDATKFSETGYVGGDVEDLIRDLVREADGDIKRAEYGIVYLDEIDKIASATNFRGIDVSRTGVQRNLLKLMEESEVDLRVPHDMASQMEAAMEAQRTGKVVRKKVNTKNILFVMSGAFSGLDDIIRKRVQQKRMGFGSDPTRSADVSKSDLFRRIKTEDLLEYGFESEFVGRLPVLAVLNELTVDALFNILKNENSSVTLSKKRDFQAYGIDINFDDDALRIFAERAHRQKTGARGLVNILENVLIKYEKKLPSTQIRKFRVTKDVVENPDTELNKLLTYSSMKEFQETFLRNHGIVFEFSDTAINRISKRAGEIKSTFNLIARDLFKDYEYGLKLAGKTNFVVSEEVIDDPRKYLDELIKSSYGNK
- a CDS encoding ABC transporter ATP-binding protein/permease → MQLLLNYLKEYWKLVVLALVLAAINQVFSLLDPWILKKVIDEYATRYSEYTTEQFFRGVFMLLGASVGVAMVSRIAKNFQDYFVNVVTQRLGAQIYSDGIRHSLELPYSVFEDQRSGETLGKLQKVRTDTERLISAFINILFTSIVGVIFVTIYAISVHWLIAPIYFLTIPLIGYLSSVLSKKIKKVQKDIVAETTALAGSTTESLRNIELVKSLGLAQQEIERLNGTTGKILQLELKKVRYLRSLSFIQGTVVNFLRTTIMFVMLYLIFDRQITVGEFFSLFIYSFFIFGPLQELGNVINVYREAEVSLKNFQDILQTPKDPKPERPVHVPEISSLSFDNVSFKHLTSNFHALTDISFEARVGETLAFVGPSGAGKTTLVKLLVGLYIPQSGQILYNEHPSGAVDLDSLRGQIGFVTQDTQLFSGTIRENLLFVNPQATDEECMDVLQKAACQSLLARADKGLDTVIGEGGVKVSGGEKQRLSIARALLRKPTILVFDEATSALDSLTEEEITETIRSISARQNHLTIIIAHRLSTIMHADKIFVLEKGKIAETGKHGELLEAKGLYYAMWRQQIGERNGRLIENAVKTMTMN
- a CDS encoding ABC transporter permease subunit, encoding MFKTIVLKEIREMIGSVKFVFSFSVCAILILLAFYVGARNYQVNRAQYEASMRENIRQMEGLTEWGQVETQVFLPPSPLAALISGLSNDVGRSIKVETVGELISENSRYGEDPVYAVFRFLDLEFVFQVILSLFAILLAYNAVNGEKEQGTLKLTFANAVPKDRYILAKLCGVFISIIGPMLVPILIGCILLIIMGIPMNGSEWLRLSLIVFAGLLFFAVFLNLSIFVSAKTERSSYSFLILLIVWIFFVLIIPRTSILLAGRAIDVPSIDEIHAQKFRNQSQLWTEDMQKINAFVAPSNDPEQAIASFNTFMNKTRDEREAKIAEFNQRLNEDRNNRQTVQREWAFRIARFSPTASLSLAVMNLAGTSQGIEQQFLDQARSYQQSFAQFIKSKNNGETGGHMVRIQVGGAPQEKPKPINPYEIPAFQFQTLSNGEYITPALTDLGLLIGFNLIFFAGAIWAFLKFDVR
- a CDS encoding ABC transporter permease encodes the protein MVWTIVEKEFKFILTSPKFFGTFLVCSILILLSFFVGIQEYRVTVAQFETGQAMNQQSLRERTTWSGAVNRVYRYPDPLQIIVLGVNYDIGRFAPISVWTPVKLMESAYSQELIYAVFRFLDFNFIVVIVLSLFAILFTYDAVNGERESGTLKLTLANAVPKSTLIVAKLIGSWIGLVVPLLIPLLLGLLLLLVYQIPLSADHWLRLLSLFGLAIVYFTFFMILGLLVSSLTQRSATSFMILLVSWIVLTLIVPRAAIMIAGQIIQVPSAAEIDSQIDGYSKSQWEKYREGVQKTWERRNNELDKIPEKDREAYREQKLWSWLEEDDVARKAMQEDVARYSKQINEDMENRKLQQVKTGFALSRFSPASSFQLAAMNLAETDIFIKKRYEQTLNDYHVVFSDFIQKKSKESGGEGLRVTVDSRKGFNVQVPDMKKTISADEIPHFQHPKRNTGDILSDLMMDLSLLVVFSGIALVSVFVAFLRYDVR
- the moeB gene encoding molybdopterin-synthase adenylyltransferase MoeB, with amino-acid sequence MNIFSAEELARYSRHIILPEFGLEGQKKLKDAKVLVIGTGGLGSPMLLYLAAAGVGTIGIVDFDIVDESNLQRQVLFQVKDVGQPKVVAAKARLEGLNPHIHIITHHCMLSSQNAMDILRDYDVIADGTDNFPTRYLVNDACALLNKPLVYGSIFQFDGQVSVFNFTDSNGAVGPNYRDLFPTPPPPGLVPSCAEGGVLGVLPGIIGSMQANEVIKIITGIGEPLSGRLLLFDALKFETRILKFSRDESNPINGTNPSIRHLIDYDEFCGITHKPDDTIRDVSVDELKRMIDARADFQLIDVREPFEYDLVHLDAELIPLKSIAEKIDKIVRNKPVVVYCKSGMRSAKAIRELQITFGLTNLYNLKGGIIEFINRIDPSMPKY